In one Magallana gigas chromosome 9, xbMagGiga1.1, whole genome shotgun sequence genomic region, the following are encoded:
- the LOC105348444 gene encoding neuromedin-U receptor 2, which yields MHNQIGNLWNGSYENLSTPDADTLLVKLNNEAAMLFLPVTIFLAFLMVIGIVGNVIVCLVYCKRKRKSTPDLFILNLAILDLLTCIFGIPMEITDLCLSYTFYAPAACKLLRTLESTTSMASALTLVIISIDRYKRICKYGESFSIKKVKILCVVAICTGFFLSWPLLIIVGKKTVDVGVSGIKGVDCSVSDEMRKSRIPLVYYIVVSLCFVVCLVFVIFVYVRISIFVRRTKANRLRYVGSGDLSNSSTGQQHIQLVVLKSVNMESIQRIDDNIHYPNPVSQENDQTLPRISRVTRKSSSVKVTRTTAIFVVVTIAFIISFLPFLITMVLRNIIKDIEKNMSEPMMVFYKFCLKCFFINNAINPLIYSFLSKRFRGDVKWLFSKYVCISRNAFP from the coding sequence ATGCACAATCAAATCGGAAATTTATGGAATGGATCTTATGAAAACCTGTCTACACCAGATGCTGACACCTTGCTGGTGAAATTAAACAATGAAGCGGCAATGCTTTTCCTTCCAGTGACCATATTTCTTGCGTTTCTTATGGTGATTGGAATAGTTGGAAATGTAATAGTGTGTCTTGTATATTgcaaaagaaagagaaaatctACACCCGATCTCTTCATTTTGAATTTGGCGATTTTGGACCTTTTGACATGCATTTTCGGGATACCTATGGAGATTACAGATCTCTGTTTGTCTTACACATTTTATGCCCCTGCTGCTTGCAAACTTTTAAGGACCCTTGAATCCACCACCAGCATGGCGTCCGCATTGACACTAGTCATCATCTCTATCGACCGATACAAACGTATTTGCAAATATGGCGAGAGTTTCAGCAtcaaaaaagtgaaaattctTTGTGTTGTTGCAATTTGCACTGGATTTTTTCTATCGTGGCCTTTATTGATAATTGTTGGGAAAAAAACGGTTGACGTTGGAGTTTCTGGAATAAAGGGAGTCGACTGCTCGGTGTCAGATGAGATGCGGAAGTCACGCATTCCGCTTGTTTATTACATCGTAGTGTCACTTTGTTTTGTCGTTTGTCTTGTATTCGTTATTTTTGTATATGTAAGAATCTCTATTTTTGTAAGAAGAACAAAGGCTAACAGACTGAGATATGTAGGATCAGGCGATCTGAGCAATTCCTCTACAGGTCAACAACATATTCAGTTGGTTGTTTTGAAATCTGTTAATATGGAAAGCATACAACGTATTGATGATAACATTCATTATCCAAATCCTGTGTCACAAGAAAATGATCAAACGCTTCCAAGAATATCAAGAGTAACCAGGAAATCATCCAGTGTGAAGGTTACACGAACCACTGCAATATTCGTTGTTGTTACAATTGCTTTCATTATCAGTTTCCTCCCATTTCTTATTACCATGGTTTTACGTAATATCATAAAggacattgaaaaaaatatgtctgaaCCAATGATGGTGTTCTACAAGTTTTGCTTGAagtgtttttttattaataatgcaATTAATCCTTTGATATATAGCTTTTTAAGCAAAAGATTTAGAGGGGATGTgaaatggttgttttcaaaatatgtttgcatttcAAGAAACGCTTTTCCTTGA